Part of the Caulifigura coniformis genome, GGTCGCCCTCATGAGCATTGGGCTCCTTTGGTGGCTGTTCTTCACACCCAGCGTCTTCGGCGCACTGCTCGCGTTCGCCGCCGCGCTGTGGGAGCTTCTCTGCTGGTCGCGCAACAGATCCGCGGGCTCCCCGGCTGCCTCATGATCCGGAATCGGCTGGGGGCGCTGCCATCTGCTGCACGGCCGGAGCAGGCGACTCTCCCGGCGAATGCGTCGCCCCGGGTGAAGTGAGGCTCATGATCAGCACCGCTGATCCCAGGATCAGGCAATACCACGCGAAGATCGCCAGCTTCATTTTGATCACCATGGCCATCAGCACGCGGATCGCGGCGATCCCGACCACGAACGACACCCCGGCTCCGACCGCAAGCGGTCCCAGTGCGAGTGCCTCTCCATCCTCGCCTTTCAGCAGCTTGCGCGAATAGAGAACAAGCGCTCCGCTGATCGCCGGCACGGCAATCAGGAACGCGAATCGGGCGGCCGCATCCCGCGTCATCCCCCGCAGCAGGCCCCCTAGGATCGTCGACCCGGATCGTGAGACCCCCGGAGCCGGCGCCAGCACCTGGAACAGCCCCACCACCAGCCCGTCGAGCGGAGTGATCTCGTCGAGGGTCCGCGTTCCTTCCTTGAGCCGCGTCGCCAGGAACAGGAACGCCGCTGTCACCAGCAGCCCCGCTCCGGCGGCCGTCGTCGTGTTCAGCGTCTCGTCGATGATCCGCTTGCCGAACAGCCCCAGCGGAATCAGGGGCAATGTGGCCACGACAATCGCCACGATCAGCCGCGGCTTGCGGAGCGCCTCCAGCAGGTCCCGGAAAAAATAAACCACGATCGACAACAGCGTTCCCGCGTGCAGCGCGACGTTGATGGCGACGTTGTCGACCTTCCGCCCCAGCCAGTGCTCCACGATCAGCAGGTGACCGTCCGAGCTGATCGGCAGGAACTCTGTAATGCCCTGCACGATGCCGAGCAGGATGGCTTCAAGATAGCTCATGCGTGGAGGTGCTCAGTGATCAAGAGCATCTTCAAAGTGGGTCTTCCGGGTTCCGCAGGCAATGAACGGACCGATGCGAATCGAGATCCGTTCCGTCGCCCGCACACGAGCCGTGAAAACGGCCTAGGTGGCGGCCGGCTGGCTCAATTCCACGAACTGCTTCACCTTCGCGTCGACGACGTCGAGCGCCAGGTTCCACAGTTCCGGCTGAGTCGGATCGATCCCCAGCGATTCGTGGATCGCATCTTCCGTCTCGCGGCAGCCCGTCAGCACCAGCAGCTTCCGGTAACGGTCGGGAAACTCCGGTCCGATCTTCGGCGCGATGGCGAACAGCGCCTGCGACAGCAGGTATCCAAACGTGTACGGGAAGTTATAGAACGGCAATCCGCCGATATAGAAATGCAGCTTCGACGCCCAGAACAGCGGGTTCCATCCCTCGCTGTCGAGCACGTCCAGGTACGCCTCTTTCTGCGCGGAAAGCATCAGCTCCGACAGCCGCTCGGTCGGCAGTTCGCCGCTCTTCCGCTCGACATACAGGGCGTTCTCGAAAATGAACCTCGCGTGGATGTTCATCAGGAACGCCACGGAATCCGACAGCGCATGGTCGAGCAGCGACAGCTTCTCGGTCGTCGTCTTCGCCGTTTTCAGGCGATGCTCTGCCAGAACGGCCTCGGCGAATGTCGATGCCGTCTCCGCCAGGTTCATCGGGTAGTCCTGCAGCAGGTACGGCTGATCCTTCAGCACGTAGCTGTGGTAGGCGTGCCCCAGTTCATGCGCCAAAGTCGACATGCTGTCGGCGCTGTTCGTATACGTCATGAAGATCCGCGATTGCTGCTTCGTCGGGAACCCCGTGCAGAAGCCCCCCTGCCGCTTCCCGCCCCGGTTCTCCACTTCGATCCAGCGATCGCTGATCGCCCGCTGCGCAAAATCTCCCATGTGCGGGCTGAACGCACTGAACGTCGACACGATCGTGTCGCAGGCCGCGTCGTAGGTGATCTGCGAGTTCTCGCCAGGCCCTTTCGGCAGCGGAGCCGCCTGGTCGAACCAGGCCAGCTTCTCGACGCCGATCAGCTCCGCCTTCCTCTGGAAATAGGCTTTGAGCGATTTCTTCCGGTCGCTCACGCACTTCCACATCATGTCCAGCGTTTCGCGCTTCAGCCGGTTGTAGCGCAGCGGCAGGTCGAGATGATCCTTGAGGCCCAGCCGGCGATACTTCACCTGCCGCGTTCCCGCGATGTGGTTGATCGAATCCGCGCAGGTGTCGGCGATTGATGCCCACGCCTTCGACGCCGCGCAGAAGTGGTTCTCACGGATCGTCCGCTCCGGAGAATCAAAGGTCACCTGCCCGGGCGACTTCCGGACAATCTCCCCTTTCTCCATCACCTCGATCTTCAGCGCGCCGGAGATGCGGTCGTACAGCCGGCTCCACGCCATGATGCCGTCGACCGCCAGCTCCGACGACAGAATCTCCTGGTCCTTGGGCAGCCGGAAGCGGGCGCTGCGCCGGCATTCATCGAGGAAGAATCCGATCGATTTCAGCGGCTGGCTCGAGCCCATGCTCTCTGCGTAATCCGCGTCTGTCGAAGTCTGCAGCGCGAATTCCAGGTTCGTGAACACCTGCGAACGCAGCGGGCTGACTGCTGCCAGCTGGCCTTCGATCTGCTGGAACAGCTTGTTCTCGGCGTCGGCCGCGGCATGGCAGCCGATGAACGCATGCAGGTCTTCCGAGCTCGCCATCAGGCTGCTCAGCCGGGGAACGTACTCCTCCCAAACCTTCAGCGACTTCTTCGAAAGCGGTTCGAGCTTTTCGGAATCCGCCGCCGCCTTCTCCAGGTCGGTGCGGAATCGCTCGAACAGCTCCTTGAATTGAGCCGTGTCTGGATGCGGCAGCAAGGAATCCAGATCCCACGTCACGGCATACTTGGCCATCGTTTGCGAGTCCTTTCCAGCGATGAAATAGAGTCGCGCGGACTGTACCCGCGCACGAAGGGCCTCGCAAATGGCGTTCGCCAATCGCAAATCGCTGAGAACCATCACCCGGCTCAGCTTGCACCGCACGCCGACCCCGGCGACCGGCAGTTTCTGCCGTTTGCTCTTGGCGAACAAAATCAGTCCGCGCTATAACTCCCCCGCCGGAAAGCGGGCCGCCAATTTCGGAACCCGCTGCGGACCGGCGGTGACATGGATGTCGCCACAAGACCACGCTTCAGCAAGGACGCTCCGCGTGAATCCGATTCTTGTCGTTGGTGCAGAAACCGTCGTCGGGGCCAGCCTCTCGATCCATCTCGCCGATCGTTGCGACGTCTTTGCCGCCTCCCTTGCGGGACGAATCGATCTGGTCGACTGCCAGGTCCTGCCGGAAACCGGCGACCAGCTCTCCCCCGAAC contains:
- a CDS encoding undecaprenyl-diphosphate phosphatase is translated as MSYLEAILLGIVQGITEFLPISSDGHLLIVEHWLGRKVDNVAINVALHAGTLLSIVVYFFRDLLEALRKPRLIVAIVVATLPLIPLGLFGKRIIDETLNTTTAAGAGLLVTAAFLFLATRLKEGTRTLDEITPLDGLVVGLFQVLAPAPGVSRSGSTILGGLLRGMTRDAAARFAFLIAVPAISGALVLYSRKLLKGEDGEALALGPLAVGAGVSFVVGIAAIRVLMAMVIKMKLAIFAWYCLILGSAVLIMSLTSPGATHSPGESPAPAVQQMAAPPADSGS
- a CDS encoding M3 family oligoendopeptidase encodes the protein MAKYAVTWDLDSLLPHPDTAQFKELFERFRTDLEKAAADSEKLEPLSKKSLKVWEEYVPRLSSLMASSEDLHAFIGCHAAADAENKLFQQIEGQLAAVSPLRSQVFTNLEFALQTSTDADYAESMGSSQPLKSIGFFLDECRRSARFRLPKDQEILSSELAVDGIMAWSRLYDRISGALKIEVMEKGEIVRKSPGQVTFDSPERTIRENHFCAASKAWASIADTCADSINHIAGTRQVKYRRLGLKDHLDLPLRYNRLKRETLDMMWKCVSDRKKSLKAYFQRKAELIGVEKLAWFDQAAPLPKGPGENSQITYDAACDTIVSTFSAFSPHMGDFAQRAISDRWIEVENRGGKRQGGFCTGFPTKQQSRIFMTYTNSADSMSTLAHELGHAYHSYVLKDQPYLLQDYPMNLAETASTFAEAVLAEHRLKTAKTTTEKLSLLDHALSDSVAFLMNIHARFIFENALYVERKSGELPTERLSELMLSAQKEAYLDVLDSEGWNPLFWASKLHFYIGGLPFYNFPYTFGYLLSQALFAIAPKIGPEFPDRYRKLLVLTGCRETEDAIHESLGIDPTQPELWNLALDVVDAKVKQFVELSQPAAT